The Rhodohalobacter sp. SW132 genome has a segment encoding these proteins:
- the coaE gene encoding dephospho-CoA kinase (Dephospho-CoA kinase (CoaE) performs the final step in coenzyme A biosynthesis.): protein MITVGLTGGIGSGKTTVARLWKKRGAVVIFADDLAKEMMRTDSKLKKKLIEVFGRQTYRDDGSLNKPHLIREAFEKNRVSELNGIVHPAIQKKTKQLIEDARASGVRLFVYEAAILLNNGRPDYVDKVVLVTADREKRLERVSARDDSSEAEIIARMEKQPDFDSLHHLADYILFNNGTEKELKERAEEMYQKLIGNN, encoded by the coding sequence ATGATAACCGTAGGACTGACCGGCGGAATCGGATCTGGCAAAACAACCGTAGCCAGGTTATGGAAAAAACGCGGGGCTGTCGTGATATTTGCTGATGATCTTGCAAAAGAGATGATGCGAACCGATTCCAAGCTAAAAAAAAAGCTGATTGAAGTATTTGGGCGGCAGACCTACAGGGATGATGGCTCTCTGAATAAGCCTCATCTGATCAGGGAGGCTTTTGAGAAAAACCGGGTCAGTGAACTGAATGGTATTGTACATCCCGCCATCCAAAAAAAAACAAAACAGCTGATCGAAGATGCCCGGGCGTCCGGCGTCCGGCTTTTTGTTTATGAAGCCGCTATTTTGCTGAATAACGGGCGTCCGGATTATGTTGATAAAGTCGTTTTAGTGACCGCTGATCGGGAAAAACGCCTGGAACGGGTTTCTGCCCGGGATGACAGCAGCGAAGCTGAAATCATCGCCCGAATGGAAAAACAGCCCGATTTTGATTCTCTTCATCACCTGGCAGATTATATACTTTTTAATAACGGTACCGAAAAAGAGCTGAAAGAGAGAGCAGAAGAGATGTATCAAAAACTGATTGGAAATAACTAA
- the fbp gene encoding class 1 fructose-bisphosphatase — protein sequence MTNKPTKLVTLDEYIIQSQNRFPGATGELSQLLRDIGLAAKIISREVNKAGITSLLGVDGSRNIHGESVKKLDLFADQQLISALDRSLITCMVISEENDGIVRLNSQGGKYIVYLDPLDGSSNIDVNVSIGSIFSIYMRQSRFDPNIVESDALQPGIRQVAAGYVLYGSSTIMVYTTGMGVSAFTLDPSIGEFILSDDDFEMPDHGTIYSINEGSYNSWGNGLKKYIKYCQLEDQESGRPYSARYIGSMVADVHRTLVKGGIFIYPSSKRYPEGKLRLMYECNPLSFIIEQAGGVATNGNKRIMEIQPDAIHERTPIYIGSRKNVEEVIRFITEEAEVPV from the coding sequence ATGACTAATAAACCAACAAAACTCGTAACACTCGATGAGTATATCATTCAATCACAAAACCGGTTTCCGGGAGCAACCGGTGAACTCTCACAGCTGTTAAGAGATATCGGCCTGGCGGCAAAAATCATCTCAAGGGAGGTGAATAAAGCTGGAATCACCAGTTTACTTGGTGTGGATGGCTCCAGGAATATTCACGGTGAATCAGTGAAAAAGCTCGACCTTTTTGCAGATCAGCAGCTTATATCGGCACTCGACCGTTCACTTATCACCTGTATGGTAATTTCTGAGGAGAATGATGGAATAGTGCGGCTGAACAGTCAGGGCGGAAAATATATTGTCTACCTCGATCCGCTTGACGGGTCTTCCAATATTGATGTGAACGTATCGATCGGAAGTATTTTCTCAATTTACATGAGGCAGTCACGTTTTGATCCTAATATTGTAGAATCTGATGCTCTTCAGCCCGGTATTCGACAGGTAGCAGCCGGATATGTTCTTTACGGTTCATCAACAATTATGGTTTATACGACGGGAATGGGGGTGTCCGCATTTACGCTTGATCCCAGTATTGGTGAGTTTATCTTATCGGATGATGATTTTGAGATGCCGGATCACGGTACGATTTACAGTATCAATGAGGGAAGTTATAACAGCTGGGGAAACGGCTTGAAGAAATATATCAAATATTGCCAGCTGGAGGATCAGGAAAGCGGAAGGCCGTATTCCGCCCGGTATATTGGTTCAATGGTTGCGGATGTGCACAGGACTCTCGTAAAAGGCGGAATATTTATCTACCCATCGAGTAAACGTTATCCTGAAGGAAAATTGAGATTGATGTATGAATGTAATCCGCTCAGTTTTATTATCGAGCAGGCGGGGGGAGTGGCTACCAATGGCAATAAGAGAATAATGGAAATTCAGCCGGATGCAATCCATGAGCGCACACCTATTTATATAGGATCGCGAAAGAATGTGGAAGAAGTGATTCGGTTTATTACAGAAGAAGCCGAAGTACCCGTTTAA